A genomic segment from Rosettibacter firmus encodes:
- a CDS encoding arsenate reductase family protein — translation MNQLNIQIIGTKSCNDTRKAERFFKERGIKYHFRDLNEKGLTKGELENIKVKIPLEELIDREGKQFKKRNLQFMVFNIEEELLNDSLLLKTPIVRCGKEVTVGYKPEIWKNWLS, via the coding sequence ATGAATCAATTAAATATCCAGATAATCGGAACTAAAAGCTGCAATGACACACGAAAAGCAGAAAGATTTTTTAAGGAAAGAGGAATTAAATACCATTTTAGAGATTTGAACGAAAAAGGATTAACAAAAGGAGAACTTGAGAATATAAAAGTAAAAATCCCACTCGAAGAATTAATTGACAGAGAAGGGAAGCAATTTAAAAAAAGAAATCTGCAATTTATGGTCTTTAATATTGAAGAAGAATTATTAAATGATTCATTGCTATTAAAAACTCCAATTGTTCGCTGTGGTAAAGAAGTTACAGTGGGATATAAACCTGAAATATGGAAAAACTGGCTTAGTTAA
- a CDS encoding glycine--tRNA ligase, translating to MAKSNNDVVDKIVSLAKRRGFVFQSSEIYGGLNGCWDYGPLGVELLRNIKEEWWKAMTYRDDIEGLDAAILMHPRVWEASGHVENFTDPMIDCKQCKSRFRLDTLTEMISDKNKEKAIKELDINLFNQEGSIDDKFTSILENQNLAPKLLELINCPQCGNKGTFTQPRKFNLMFKTFLGPVEDESNVIYLRPETAQGIYVNFLNVANSSRQKLPFGIAQIGKAFRNEINTKNFLFRTREFEQMEMQYFVKPGTDKKYFDEWKEIRIEWYKSLGMTPSKLRFHDHPKDKLAHYAKEATDIEYEFPFGWGEIEGIHNRTDYDLSRHQEYSGKSQLYFDDETKEKYIPYIIETSAGASRSFMAFLIDAYYEEEVNGELRSVLRFHPKLAPIKAAIFPLVNKDGMPEVALKIESQLRPHLKIFYDDKGAIGRRYRRMDEAGTPFCITVDTQTLQDETVTVRDRDSMNQVRVSISNLLNYLLEKLR from the coding sequence ATCGCAAAGTCAAATAATGATGTAGTAGATAAAATTGTATCGCTTGCCAAGCGAAGGGGATTTGTTTTTCAATCAAGTGAAATTTATGGTGGTTTGAATGGTTGCTGGGATTATGGTCCACTGGGGGTAGAATTATTGCGTAATATAAAAGAAGAGTGGTGGAAAGCAATGACTTATCGTGATGATATTGAAGGTTTGGATGCAGCTATTCTAATGCATCCACGTGTCTGGGAAGCAAGCGGTCATGTCGAAAATTTTACTGATCCAATGATTGATTGCAAACAATGTAAATCCAGATTTCGTCTCGATACTTTAACCGAGATGATTTCTGATAAGAATAAAGAAAAAGCAATTAAGGAACTCGATATCAATCTGTTTAATCAGGAAGGTTCAATAGACGACAAATTTACTTCTATATTAGAAAATCAAAATCTTGCTCCTAAATTGCTGGAATTAATTAATTGTCCACAATGCGGAAATAAAGGTACATTTACACAACCAAGAAAATTTAATTTAATGTTCAAAACTTTTTTGGGTCCCGTAGAAGATGAAAGTAATGTAATTTATTTACGACCAGAAACAGCTCAAGGAATCTATGTAAACTTTTTAAATGTGGCTAATTCAAGTAGACAGAAACTTCCATTTGGCATTGCTCAAATTGGTAAAGCTTTCCGCAATGAAATTAATACAAAAAATTTTCTTTTTAGAACTCGCGAATTTGAACAAATGGAAATGCAATATTTTGTTAAACCAGGCACCGATAAAAAATATTTTGATGAATGGAAAGAAATAAGAATCGAATGGTATAAATCACTTGGAATGACACCATCAAAACTACGCTTTCACGATCATCCCAAAGATAAATTAGCCCACTACGCAAAAGAAGCTACTGATATTGAATATGAATTTCCATTTGGCTGGGGAGAAATTGAAGGTATTCATAATAGAACTGATTATGATTTAAGTCGTCATCAGGAATATTCTGGTAAGTCACAACTTTATTTTGATGATGAAACAAAAGAAAAATATATTCCATATATCATTGAAACTTCAGCAGGAGCCAGTCGTTCTTTTATGGCATTTTTAATTGATGCTTACTATGAAGAAGAAGTTAATGGTGAGTTAAGGAGTGTTTTAAGATTTCATCCTAAGTTAGCTCCAATTAAAGCTGCTATTTTTCCACTTGTTAATAAAGATGGAATGCCAGAAGTTGCATTAAAAATTGAATCTCAATTAAGACCACACTTAAAAATATTTTATGATGATAAAGGTGCAATAGGTCGTCGTTATCGAAGAATGGACGAAGCTGGTACGCCATTCTGCATTACTGTTGATACTCAAACTTTGCAAGACGAAACAGTTACTGTTCGCGATAGAGATTCAATGAATCAAGTGCGTGTTTCTATTAGTAATTTATTGAATTATCTTCTCGAAAAATTAAGATAG
- a CDS encoding insulinase family protein has translation MVKKLLLIISLVFIFTSLNAQVDRSKRPQAGPAPEVKIGEYESFELPNGLKVFVVENHKLPRVTFNLYIDIDPILEGENVGYVSAAGELLKTGTKTRTKDQIDEEIDFIGAELSTSANGITASGLEKHKEKILEIMADIALNANFKQEELDKIKKQMLSAIAVSKDEPNSIARRVSSVLMFGKNHPYGEPETEESINSITLEMCKEYYQTYFRPNVAYLAVVGDITKEKAKSLIQKYFGKWEKKEVPKKTYDTPKPPLINKVCLVDRPNSVQSVIAICYPVELKVGSEDEIKASVTNLILGGSATGRLFMNLREAKGYTYGSYSQLKSDPLIGNFIAFAQVRNSVTDSSITEILKEMKRIRNEKISQEELDKAKNYLAGEFIRSLENPATIAQFAINTARFNLPKDYYRNYLKNLAAVTVDDVMEMAKKYILPSNSYLLVVGNGAEISEKLKNFSITGKIEYYDVFGNLYDPSQKKLPAGLTVDQVLNKYIDVIGGKEKINSIKDRTIKLSGSTQGMNITVTISQKYPDKLLQVIDAGVFQQKTVFDGEKGKVEVMGQVQDLNNEQIENLKGQAIDAVLDYSKYGIKPELVAIETINGKDAYKVTLTSSSGNKTIQYYDVESGYLIRIVSNVTTPQGTFTQTMDMSDYREVNGIKYPFKYIQSFGPQSIELTVLSVEMNTGLPDSLFEVK, from the coding sequence ATGGTAAAAAAATTACTTCTAATTATATCCTTAGTATTTATTTTCACATCATTAAATGCACAGGTTGATAGATCAAAAAGACCTCAAGCAGGTCCAGCCCCGGAAGTAAAAATTGGCGAATATGAATCTTTCGAACTCCCTAATGGATTGAAAGTTTTTGTAGTTGAAAATCATAAGTTACCGAGAGTGACTTTTAATTTATATATCGATATAGATCCAATACTGGAAGGAGAAAATGTAGGTTATGTTTCTGCTGCTGGTGAATTGTTAAAAACAGGTACTAAAACAAGAACAAAAGATCAAATTGATGAAGAAATAGATTTTATTGGTGCAGAACTTTCTACTTCTGCTAATGGCATTACTGCATCGGGATTAGAAAAACATAAAGAAAAAATTCTTGAGATAATGGCAGATATTGCTTTAAATGCAAATTTCAAACAGGAAGAACTTGATAAAATAAAAAAACAAATGCTTTCGGCAATTGCTGTATCTAAAGATGAACCAAATTCAATTGCAAGAAGAGTTAGTTCTGTTTTGATGTTCGGAAAAAATCATCCATATGGAGAACCAGAAACAGAAGAGTCTATTAATTCAATTACACTCGAAATGTGTAAGGAATATTATCAAACTTATTTTAGACCAAATGTGGCTTATCTTGCTGTTGTAGGTGATATAACAAAAGAAAAAGCAAAATCTTTAATTCAAAAATATTTTGGGAAATGGGAGAAAAAAGAAGTTCCCAAAAAAACATACGATACTCCAAAACCACCATTAATTAATAAAGTATGTTTAGTAGATAGACCTAATTCAGTTCAATCGGTAATTGCAATTTGTTATCCTGTAGAATTAAAAGTTGGGAGTGAAGATGAGATAAAAGCTTCTGTAACAAATCTTATACTTGGAGGTAGTGCTACTGGCAGATTGTTTATGAATCTTCGTGAAGCAAAAGGTTACACATACGGATCATATTCACAACTAAAATCTGATCCTTTAATTGGAAATTTTATTGCATTTGCTCAGGTGAGAAATAGTGTTACTGATAGCTCAATAACAGAAATTTTAAAAGAAATGAAAAGAATCAGAAATGAAAAAATTTCTCAAGAAGAACTTGATAAAGCAAAAAATTATTTAGCAGGTGAATTTATAAGGAGTCTGGAAAATCCAGCTACTATTGCTCAATTTGCAATAAACACAGCAAGATTTAATCTTCCCAAAGACTATTATAGAAATTATTTAAAAAATCTTGCAGCTGTTACAGTAGATGATGTAATGGAGATGGCAAAAAAATATATACTACCTTCTAATTCTTATTTACTTGTAGTTGGAAATGGTGCTGAGATATCAGAAAAATTGAAGAATTTTAGTATTACCGGGAAAATTGAATATTACGATGTATTCGGGAATTTGTATGATCCATCACAAAAAAAATTACCAGCTGGTTTAACCGTAGATCAAGTATTAAACAAATATATTGATGTTATTGGCGGGAAAGAAAAAATAAATAGTATTAAAGATAGAACAATTAAATTATCAGGCTCAACTCAAGGTATGAATATTACTGTTACCATTTCTCAAAAATATCCTGATAAGTTATTGCAGGTAATAGATGCTGGAGTTTTTCAACAAAAGACTGTTTTTGATGGTGAGAAAGGAAAAGTTGAAGTAATGGGACAGGTGCAGGATCTAAATAATGAACAAATTGAAAATTTGAAAGGACAGGCAATTGATGCAGTGCTTGATTATTCAAAATATGGAATAAAACCTGAACTCGTTGCTATTGAAACTATTAATGGGAAGGATGCTTATAAGGTGACTCTAACATCATCATCAGGAAATAAAACAATTCAGTATTATGATGTTGAAAGTGGATATTTAATTAGAATAGTCAGTAATGTTACAACTCCTCAAGGGACCTTTACTCAAACAATGGATATGAGTGATTATCGAGAAGTCAATGGAATAAAATATCCATTCAAGTATATTCAAAGTTTTGGACCACAATCAATTGAATTAACAGTTTTATCTGTTGAAATGAATACAGGATTACCTGATTCACTGTTCGAAGTTAAATAA
- a CDS encoding M16 family metallopeptidase has product MKNKLLFIFLFASFIITSAQYRKIQFVQYKLDNGLNVILHQDNSTPIVVVSVLYHVGSKNEDPERTGFAHFFEHLMFEGSPNIPRGEYFKIIEAAGGELNANTSFDRTFYYEILPSNQLELGLYMESERMLHLKIDSIGVETQRKVVKEERKQRYENQPYGSLIEKLFSNAYKVHPYRWTPIGQVQYIDQAKLEEFIAFYKKYYVPQNATLSIAGDIDIEKTKELVQKYFGEIPPGNEEIVRPKIVEPEKTEEVREIIYDNVQLPLVVFGYHMPAQGTPDYYALSMLTTLLSGGESSRLQKEVKDKQQKALAIASIPIPMEDPGLFIVYGLANVGVTAEDLEASIQKEIDKVKNELISEYEFKKIRNQIESDFVRSNSTMRGIAESLANYFVYYGDANLINTEIQRYMKVTREDIKRVANKYLRNENRVVLYYLPKSLEKK; this is encoded by the coding sequence ATGAAAAACAAATTGCTGTTTATTTTTCTATTTGCAAGTTTTATAATTACTTCAGCTCAATATAGAAAAATCCAGTTTGTTCAATATAAATTGGATAATGGGCTGAATGTTATTTTACATCAGGATAATTCCACTCCAATTGTTGTAGTTTCAGTTTTATATCATGTTGGAAGTAAAAATGAAGATCCCGAAAGAACTGGCTTTGCACATTTCTTTGAACATCTAATGTTCGAAGGCTCTCCAAATATTCCAAGAGGAGAATATTTTAAAATAATTGAAGCTGCTGGTGGAGAATTAAATGCAAATACATCTTTTGATCGAACATTTTATTATGAAATTCTTCCATCAAATCAATTGGAACTTGGTTTGTATATGGAATCAGAAAGAATGCTTCATCTAAAGATTGACAGCATAGGTGTGGAAACACAAAGGAAAGTTGTAAAAGAAGAGAGAAAACAACGCTACGAAAATCAACCTTATGGTTCATTGATTGAAAAATTATTTAGTAATGCTTACAAAGTTCATCCTTATCGATGGACTCCAATTGGTCAGGTACAATATATCGATCAAGCTAAATTAGAAGAATTTATTGCTTTCTACAAAAAATATTATGTACCACAAAATGCAACTTTAAGTATAGCAGGTGATATTGATATTGAAAAGACTAAAGAATTAGTTCAAAAATATTTTGGAGAAATACCACCTGGAAATGAAGAAATTGTTCGTCCAAAAATTGTTGAACCAGAAAAAACTGAAGAAGTAAGAGAGATTATTTACGATAATGTTCAACTTCCACTGGTTGTTTTTGGATATCATATGCCAGCGCAGGGGACTCCAGATTATTATGCATTGAGTATGTTAACAACATTATTATCTGGTGGCGAAAGTTCCAGATTACAAAAGGAAGTTAAAGATAAACAGCAAAAAGCATTAGCAATTGCTTCAATACCAATACCTATGGAAGATCCAGGATTATTTATTGTTTATGGATTGGCAAATGTTGGCGTTACAGCAGAAGATTTAGAAGCTTCTATTCAAAAAGAAATAGACAAAGTTAAAAATGAATTAATAAGTGAATATGAATTCAAAAAAATAAGAAATCAAATCGAAAGTGATTTTGTTAGAAGTAATTCAACAATGCGTGGAATAGCTGAAAGTTTAGCTAATTATTTTGTTTATTATGGTGATGCAAATTTAATTAATACTGAAATTCAAAGATATATGAAAGTAACACGAGAAGATATTAAAAGAGTTGCCAATAAATACTTACGAAATGAAAATAGAGTAGTTCTTTATTACTTACCAAAATCACTCGAAAAAAAATGA
- a CDS encoding B12-binding domain-containing radical SAM protein, translating to MKVLLVYPETPATYWSFKDALKFISKKAAEPPLGLITVAAMLPSEWEKKLIDMNVSKLQDEDLLWADYVFISGMNVHLNSFREIVRRCNKLGIKVVAGGPLATTQYSDLLGVDHFVLNEAEITLPKFLEDLKKGTAKQVYCTDEFPDISITPVPLFELLDMKKYASMSVQYSRGCPYDCEFCSITMLNGRKPRTKSPEQFIKELNRLCELGYKGSISVVDDNFIGNKRKLKDEFLPALIQWSKEHNYIFNFITEVSVNLADDDELMNMMIEAGFSSVFVGIETPNSDSLAECGKTQNLRRNLVDSVKKLQRAGFVVSGGFIVGFDNDTEKVFDEQIQFIQQSGITNAMVGLLNAPTGTKLYKRMKAEGRLIDMFSGNNMDASINFVPKMNYKTLIRGYSNLLHTIYSQKEYFRRLNEFLKEYRVPKWQTSKISLREIKAFFRLIWILGIVEKGKKYFWKLLFLTLFKYPKKFTTAMTLAVYGYHFRRVIRAV from the coding sequence ATGAAAGTTCTTTTAGTCTATCCCGAAACTCCGGCAACATACTGGAGTTTCAAAGATGCATTGAAGTTTATATCAAAGAAAGCTGCAGAACCACCGCTTGGTTTAATTACTGTAGCTGCAATGCTTCCAAGTGAATGGGAAAAAAAATTGATTGATATGAATGTGAGTAAACTTCAAGATGAAGATTTACTCTGGGCAGATTATGTTTTTATAAGCGGAATGAATGTACATCTAAATTCATTTAGAGAAATTGTAAGGCGGTGTAATAAACTTGGAATCAAAGTGGTTGCTGGAGGACCACTTGCTACTACTCAGTATAGTGATTTACTCGGAGTTGATCACTTTGTTCTGAATGAAGCAGAAATCACTTTACCAAAGTTTTTAGAGGATTTAAAGAAAGGAACTGCCAAACAAGTTTATTGTACTGATGAATTTCCAGATATTAGTATAACTCCAGTTCCATTGTTTGAATTACTTGATATGAAAAAGTATGCATCGATGAGTGTGCAGTATTCACGTGGCTGTCCTTATGATTGCGAATTTTGTAGCATTACCATGCTTAATGGTAGAAAACCAAGAACAAAATCACCTGAGCAATTTATCAAAGAATTAAATCGCTTGTGCGAACTTGGGTATAAAGGATCAATATCCGTTGTTGATGATAATTTTATTGGAAATAAAAGAAAACTAAAAGATGAATTTCTTCCGGCATTGATTCAATGGTCAAAAGAACATAATTATATTTTTAATTTCATAACTGAAGTTTCTGTTAATCTTGCTGATGACGATGAGTTAATGAATATGATGATTGAAGCTGGTTTTAGTAGTGTTTTTGTTGGTATTGAAACTCCGAACAGCGATAGTCTTGCTGAATGTGGAAAAACTCAAAACCTTAGAAGAAATCTTGTTGATTCTGTTAAAAAATTGCAACGGGCTGGATTTGTAGTTTCTGGGGGTTTTATTGTTGGTTTTGATAATGATACTGAAAAAGTGTTTGATGAACAGATTCAATTCATTCAACAGAGTGGAATTACTAACGCAATGGTTGGGTTGCTTAATGCACCAACTGGAACAAAACTTTATAAAAGAATGAAAGCTGAAGGAAGACTTATTGATATGTTCTCTGGAAATAATATGGATGCTTCAATCAATTTTGTCCCTAAAATGAATTATAAAACACTTATTCGTGGTTATAGTAATCTCCTTCATACAATTTATTCTCAGAAAGAATATTTCAGAAGATTGAATGAATTTCTTAAAGAATACCGAGTTCCTAAATGGCAGACAAGTAAAATTTCTTTACGCGAAATTAAGGCATTCTTTAGATTAATATGGATACTTGGAATTGTTGAGAAAGGGAAAAAATATTTCTGGAAACTTCTATTCCTGACATTATTCAAATATCCTAAAAAATTTACTACAGCAATGACTCTTGCAGTTTATGGATATCATTTTAGAAGAGTAATTAGAGCAGTATAA
- a CDS encoding HAD family hydrolase gives MKNYSVIVFDLGNVLIPFDYGRIINKLNSIEDGLGFKFANLYKEHYEFHRNFERGLVSREEFLNTMLDWTDHKINPDEFCKIYSDIFSLNENVISLIPVLKKNYTVLLLSNTNEIHEEYGYRHYEFLKYFDKIFLSYKVGAVKPEEKIYKAVETFSQKPSSEHLFIDDIPDYVEGAKKCGWDGIVFQNYEQLVNDLKLRNIILDGIN, from the coding sequence ATGAAAAATTATTCAGTAATAGTATTCGATCTGGGAAATGTACTAATCCCTTTTGATTATGGAAGAATCATTAATAAACTAAATTCAATTGAAGATGGACTTGGATTTAAGTTTGCCAATCTTTATAAAGAACATTATGAATTCCACAGAAATTTTGAGCGTGGATTAGTATCACGTGAAGAATTCTTAAATACAATGCTTGACTGGACAGATCATAAAATTAATCCTGATGAATTTTGTAAAATTTATTCAGATATTTTTTCGTTGAACGAAAATGTAATTTCTTTGATACCTGTATTAAAAAAGAATTATACTGTACTGCTACTTTCAAACACAAATGAAATTCATGAAGAATATGGATATAGGCATTACGAGTTTTTAAAGTATTTTGATAAAATCTTTCTTTCCTATAAAGTTGGTGCAGTTAAACCAGAAGAAAAAATTTATAAAGCAGTTGAAACTTTTTCTCAAAAACCTTCTTCAGAACATTTATTTATTGATGACATCCCTGATTATGTAGAAGGTGCAAAAAAATGTGGCTGGGATGGAATTGTTTTTCAAAACTATGAACAATTAGTAAATGATTTGAAATTAAGAAATATTATTCTTGATGGAATTAACTAA